Proteins encoded by one window of Musa acuminata AAA Group cultivar baxijiao chromosome BXJ2-9, Cavendish_Baxijiao_AAA, whole genome shotgun sequence:
- the LOC135583845 gene encoding uncharacterized protein LOC135583845 isoform X3 — translation MKPRTANSRHAIDSCTLLLHAWKPFQLQTLVAADPPRSYPFRAKKPCLADRSTAPSPANAVGLDISRLSLKDDPPPPRPPRREEGLRWFAGKRRRRHGSRSISGRSSDRSGTRPWGGVSATYATCSDFPLAAGGTDSSGEFFVIGDWSWGSDASEAARVTRREGREVAVGVRLERETSGFGGIPGVGGAGMLESQGNESGYGSEAGYRGDGELGYDDEIEDEDEDDDGKQLFWGEELGGRHHSFIGKRN, via the coding sequence ATGAAACCGAGAACCGCGAACTCACGCCACGCAATCGATTCGTGCACGCTGCTGCTCCACGCGTGGAAGCCCTTCCAATTGCAAACGCTCGTTGCTGCGGATCCACCCAGGTCGTATCCCTTCCGCGCCAAGAAGCCCTGCCTCGCCGATCGGTCCACCGCCCCCTCCCCCGCCAACGCAGTTGGCCTCGACATATCGCGGCTCAGCCTGAAAGACGACCCCCCGCCGCCTCGGCCTCCAAGACGGGAGGAGGGGCTGCGGTGGTTCGCGgggaagcggcggcggcggcatggATCGCGGTCGATCTCCGGTCGCAGCTCCGATCGCAGCGGGACCCGACCCTGGGGCGGCGTCTCGGCGACGTACGCTACCTGCTCTGACTTCCCGCTGGCTGCTGGTGGAACGGATTCGAGCGGGGAGTTTTTCGTGATCGGGGACTGGAGCTGGGGATCGGATGCCAGCGAGGCAGCCCGGGTGACGAGGAGAGAGGGGAGGGAGGTCGCAGTAGGAGTGAGGTTGGAAAGGGAAACCTCCGGGTTTGGGGGAATTCCAGGCGTTGGAGGTGCAGGGATGCTGGAATCCCAGGGGAACGAATCCGGCTATGGAAGCGAGGCTGGATACAGGGGTGATGGGGAGCTCGGCTACGACGACGAAATTGAGGATgaggatgaagatgatgatgggaAACAGTTGTTCTGGGGTGAAGAACTCGGAG